From the genome of Nicotiana sylvestris chromosome 2, ASM39365v2, whole genome shotgun sequence, one region includes:
- the LOC104220045 gene encoding putative late blight resistance protein homolog R1A-3: MERGKGESEKGKAIKLSGNQVSYDQEDSTLLEPWGGVGGSKWNYMLKSPIKEILIVHGDVIDSIMFRTITEQGTTIDSPKFGGDGGRRDKVVVEATPLEYLTGIKGTFGRFYGHSVIKSLCFITNAKNYGPFGSEAGGTPFSLVMKEGVAIVGFHGRSGLYLDAIGVYLQKLAPPTSAKEYMVEDTLNVLDFIESLKNEENQKVVDVDLSEKMKLELDFLLLNLHHLSKYRAEQLSTFMTEYEILQNVCSNIRDFHELIVNGCIGHEIVKYVLPQVQLMAKRVGLFLWHNQISGHSRSFKLAHPFLEIIPTQLEVMHICFTNLKASTSSEVGRFIKKLLETSPDILGGYLIHLQDRMVNVITASTSGDRNIYVMIEFLLIVLTDMPKEFVHDDKLFDLLSHVGKLIREVSTLVRDLEENSRNKESTNGKNHATSDLMENIELLKGDLKHVYLKVPDSSQLCFPMNDGSLFMHLLLRHLNDLLNSNAYSVSLIKKEIGLVKEDLEFIRSIFMHVEQELYKDLWARVLDLAYEAKYVIDSIIVRDNGLLHLIFLLPFAIEKINIIKEEVSNLLKKIPKNMSLIVLNSPNKPVESKSSSAEQIIVGFKEETDWIIRNLTSGPKMLDVISITGMPGSGKTTLAYKVYNDKSVSSYFDIRAWCTVDQKYDEKKLLENIFIQVTSSASKFSENINVADELRKHLFGKRYLIVLDDLWDTAAWDELMRPFPEVEKGSRIILTTREKKVALYAQRHSNPLNLRSLRQEESLELLQKRIFGKESFPDELLDVGDEIVQNCKGLPLVVDLIAGVIAGKEKKRNVWVEVRNNLHSFIFQNEVDVMKVIALSYDLLPDTLKPCLLYLASYPKDKAILVESLKVLWPAEGFLEQREMKSVEEVVEVYLDNLVSSSLVISFNEIGKYWTCQIHDLVHDFCLIKAREEKLFDWIRSSALSSTSSDLMPHQMTIYYDKGHFGHSNFFLFDSKKKRHSGKHLYSLIINGQKLDNSLYDICHLRNLRLLRVLLLHDSFIKVNDSLLNEICTLVHLRFLQINTEVKFLPLSFSNLWNLETLSVNNDGPALVLLPTIWNLVKLRTVVIDNCSFFDLDTDELILVAEDSKLENLRILGGLKLSYSIDTEDIFKSFPNLQRLKFNLKESWDSSTEQYWFPKLDFLNELEFLKVKFESSNTNDIALSVAATRLWDFHFPSSLKLLSFLEFPLTSDSLSTIARLPNLEELYLVAAIIEGEEWNMGEEDTFQKLKFLTLQRVSLVKWEVREESFHVLEKLQLWECRKLDEIPQSFGDLVSLKIIDLWRSPQLEDSAREIKQYAEDMMGKDMIQVLVRNES; the protein is encoded by the exons ATGGAAAGAGGAAAAGGAGAAAGCGAGAAAGGGAAAGCAATCAAATTATCG GGAAATCAAGTGAGTTACGATCAAGAGGACTCAACATTGTTGGAGCCATGGGGAGGCGTTGGTGGATCAAAATGGAATTACATGTTGAAAAGTCCTATTAAAGAAATATTGATTGTTCATGGAGATGTTATAGACTCCATCATGTTCAGAACCATTACTGAACAAGGTACTACCATCGACTCACCAAAGTTTGGTGGGGATGGAGGTCGAAGAGACAAG GTTGTTGTTGAGGCAACTCCATTGGAATATTTAACAGGCATCAAAGGGACATTTGGACGTTTTTATGGCCATTCGGTTATAAAATCTCTATGTTTTATAACTAATGCAAAGAATTATGGACCATTTGGGTCTGAGGCTGGTGGAACCCCATTTTCTCTTGTGATGAAAGAAGGTGTAGCTATTGTGGGATTTCACGGGCGGTCTGGGTTGTACCTTGATGCTATTGGTGTTTATTTGCAGAAACTTGCTCCTCCCACTTCAGCAAAGGAATATATGGTTGAA GACACTCTCAATGTTCTGGATTTCATAGAGAGCTTAAAGaatgaagaaaatcaaaaagttgTTGACGTAGATCTATCTGAAAAAATGAAATTGGAGCTGGACTTCCTCCTCTTGAATCTCCATCATCTTTCCAAGTATCGTGCTGAACAACTTTCTACATTCATGACCGAATATGAGATTCTTCAGAATGTTTGCAGCAATATAAGAGATTTCCACGAGTTGATAGTGAATGGTTGCATTGGGCATGAGATTGTTAAATATGTCTTACCTCAGGTTCAATTAATGGCTAAGAGAGTGGGACTCTTCCTATGGCATAATCAAATTAGTGGACACTCTCGATCCTTCAAGCTAGCACATCCATTCTTGGAGATTATTCCAACTCAGTTGGAGGTTATGCACATATGTTTTACAAATTTGAAAGCTTCAACGTCATCAGAAGTTGGACGCTTTATTAAGAAGCTCTTGGAAACCTCTCCAGACATTCTTGGAGGATATTTGATTCATCTACAAGACCGCATGGTAAATGTTATTACCGCTAGCACTTCAGGGGATCGAAACATTTATGTCATGATAGAGTTCCTATTAATCGTTCTTACTGATATGCCCAAGGAGTTTGTTCATGATGACAAATTGTTTGATCTCTTGTCACATGTTGGAAAACTTATTAGGGAGGTATCAACTCTTGTTCGCGACTTAGAAGAGAATTCAAGAAATAAAGAAAGTACCAATGGAAAAAACCATGCAACTTCGGACTTGATGGAAAATATTGAACTCCTGAAAGGAGATCTCAAACATGTTTACTTAAAAGTCCCAGACTCGTCTCAACTATGCTTCCCCATGAATGATGGATCACTCTTCATGCATCTTCTACTTAGACACTTAAATGATTTGCTTAATTCCAATGCTTATTCAGTTTCTTTGATAAAGAAAGAAATTGGACTGGTGAAAGAAGATCTAGAATTCATAAGATCTATCTTCATGCATGTTGAACAAGAATTATATAAAGATCTCTGGGCACGTGTTTTGGATTTGGCATATGAAGCAAAATATGTCATTGATTCAATTATTGTACGAGATAATGGTCTATTACACCTTATTTTCTTACTTCCCTTTGCCATAGAAAAGATCAATATTATCAAAGAAGAAGTCTCCAACTTACTTAAGAAGATTCCCAAGAACATGAGCCTCATTGTTTTAAACTCTCCCAACAAGCCAGTTGAAAGCAAGTCATCATCAGCTGAGCAAATAATCGTAGGTTTCAAAGAAGAGACAGATTGGATAATTAGGAATCTCACCAGTGGACCAAAAATGCTAGATGTTATTTCAATTACTGGCATGCCGGGTTCGGGTAAAACTACATTGGCTTACAAAGTATATAATGATAAGTCAGTTTCTAGTTATTTTGACATCCGTGCATGGTGTACAGTCGATCAAAAATATGACGAGAAGAAGTTGTTGGAGAACATTTTTATTCAAGTTACTAGCTCAGCTTCAAAATTCAGTGAGAATATTAATGTTGCTGATGAGCTACGGAAACATCTGTTTGGAAAGAGGTACCTTATAGTCTTGGATGATTTGTGGGATACTGCAGCATGGGATGAGCTGATGAGACCTTTTCCTGAAGTTGAGAAAGGAAGTCGAATTATTTTGACGACTCGAGAAAAGAAAGTTGCTTTGTATGCACAACGCCACAGTAATCCTCTTAATCTTCGATCGCTAAGACAAGAAGAAAGTTTGGAGTTATTACAGAAAAGGATCTTTGGAAAGGAAAGTTTCCCGGATGAACTATTGGATGTTGGCGATGAAATAGTCCAAAATTGTAAAGGGCTTCCTTTGGTGGTTGATTTGATCGCTGGAGTAATTGCggggaaggaaaagaaaaggaatgtGTGGGTTGAAGTTCGAAATAATTTGCATTCCTTCATTTTCCAGAATGAAGTGGACGTGATGAAGGTTATAGCATTAAGTTATGACCTTTTACCAGATACCCTAAAGCCATGCTTGCTTTACCTTGCAAGTTATCCGAAGGACAAAGCAATTCTAGTCGAATCTTTGAAAGTTTTATGGCCTGCCGAAGGATTTTTGGAACAGAGAGAGATGAAGAGTGTAGAAGAAGTGGTGGAGGTTTATCTGGATAATTTAGTTTCCAGTAGCTTGGTAATTTCTTTCAATGAGATAGGTAAATACTGGACTTGTCAAATTCATGATCTTGTGCATGACTTTTGTTTGATAAAAGCAAGAGAGGAAAAGTTGTTTGACTGGATACGTTCTAGTGCTCTATCGTCAACTTCTTCCGATTTGATGCCACATCAGATGACCATTTATTATGATAAGGGGCATTTTGGGCATAGCAATTTTTTTCTATTCGATTCAAAAAAGAAAAGGCATTCTGGTAAACACCTTTATTCTTTGATTATAAATGGACAAAAGCTGGACAATAGTCTTTATGATATATGTCACCTAAGAAACTTGAGGCTCCTTAGAGTGTTGCTCCTGCATGACTCTTTTATCAAGGTAAATGATTCTTTGCTAAATGAGATATGCACGTTGGTTCACTTGAGGTTCTTGCAGATTAACACAGAAGTTAAATTTCTGCCTTTGTCTTTTTCAAACCTCTGGAATCTGGAAACTCTGTCGGTGAATAACGATGGACCGGCCTTGGTACTACTACCAACAATTTGGAATTTGGTAAAGTTGCGAACGGTGGTCATAGATAATTGTTCTTTCTTTGATTTGGATACAGATGAACTGATATTGGTAGCAGAGGACTCTAAGTTAGAGAACTTAAGAATATTAGGGGGACTCAAGCTTTCCTATTCCATAGACACAGAGGATATTTTCAAAAGCTTTCCCAATCTTCAACGGCTTAAATTTAATCTCAAGGAGTCATGGGATTCTTCAACAGAACAATACTGGTTCCCGAAATTGGACTTCCTAAATGAACTGGAATTCCTCAAAGTAAAGTTTGAAAGTTCAAATACAAATGATATTGCGCTCTCTGTAGCAGCAACTCGGCTGTGGGATTTTCACTTCCCTTCTAGTTTGAAACTATTGAGTTTTCTTGAGTTTCCTCTGACATCTGATTCACTATCAACAATAGCAAGACTGCCCAACCTTGAAGAGTTGTACCTTGTAGCCGCAATCATCGAGGGGGAAGAATGGAATATGGGGGAGGAAGACACCTTCCAGAAACTCAAATTTTTGACATTGCAGCGAGTGAGTCTTGTTAAGTGGGAGGTTAGAGAGGAATCCTTTCATGTGCTTGAGAAATTACAACTATGGGAATGTCGAAAGCTTGACGAGATTCCGCAGAGTTTTGGGGATCTTGTTTCATTGAAAATTATCGATCTGTGGAGAAGCCCTCAACTTGAAGATTCCGCTCGGGAGATTAAGCAATATGCTGAAGATATGATGGGAAAAGACATGATTCAGGTCCTTGTTCGGAATGAGTCTTGA